One Blattabacterium cuenoti genomic window carries:
- the ileS gene encoding isoleucine--tRNA ligase: MSRIFKEYKKLNLCKITIEISQYWKKHNIFQNNYNFHNNKKNTTSYILYEGPPSLNGNPGIHHILTRTIKDIFCRYHALKGKKIFVKAGWDAHGLPVELNVEKNMGITKNDIGKKISVKKYNNFCKNFVDKSLKEWESFTEKIGYFIDLKNSFITYNAKYIESVWWLIKKLYKKNLIYKGLEIQPYSPAAGTGLSYHELNMPGTYKEVKQLSPFLRFKAIKNTLPEKFRKISGDIYFISWTTAPWTIPSNTALALGGDIDYVLVQTYNRCSFLKENIIFSEKLVHKILLSNEYYSVSSDIELDAYHDNEIDIKKKLKIPYLIIEKFKGKELIFSKYEQLLPWFKPYSNEENAFQVITGDFVNVNDGTGIVHISPTFGMDDFVIAKKYNIPPMLVLNDKNIPVPLVDFQGKFIKNFPYGLSGKYVKNEFNPDQKNFFSVDQEIIFLLEKEKKIFRTEKHIHFYPHCWRTEKPILYYLLNSWFIKTTEIKDKMIRLNEKIQWYPDFIGKKRFSSWLKNIKDWNLSRSRYWGTPLPIWRTEKGDEEIVVGSVKELFIEIQKSIKYGFMSHNVFEGFTLDDMNENNYEKIDLHKHVLDKIILVSSRGKPMKREFDLIDVWFDSGAMPYAQFHYPFENKKYIDENLFFPADFISEGIDQTRGWFFTLHTISCLLFDSVAYKNVVSTGLVLDQYGRKMSKSKGNTINPFDLINNYGPDAIRWYIVFNSEPWDNLKFNVNDIHTVINKFFGTLYNIYSFFALYANIDGFFYKEKECTSSYTTLDFWILSELNSLIQKTDDYYADYNPTKAARLIHSFVLNQLSNWYVRLCRRRFWKEKYTKNKISAYQILYKCLIVVAKLISPIAPFFSEKLYVDLNSITKKDKSKSIHFTSFPIYNSNFINKELERRMFCVQKIISMVFSVRKKNKIKIRQPLQKLLIIVPDNKMRLQLEQSSEIEIIFQEANVKKIEFPSSYKNLELIKYIKPNYQSIGPKFGNKTPEISKIIKEFSQEKIREIEKNKKCVFFLKKNKITLSIEDVKIITEYIKDWSILFDPKFTIALDLRITDSLWEEGIVRELIRHIQKLRKDQKYDVTEKIIVYLSVKGNQEFKKNKIQIILQKNKSFLCKETLAMDIFLQKNVTKYEGAEEKIYFGEKFILHVQIRKV, encoded by the coding sequence ATGTCAAGAATATTCAAAGAATATAAAAAATTGAATCTTTGTAAGATAACCATAGAAATATCTCAATACTGGAAAAAACATAATATTTTTCAAAATAATTATAATTTTCATAATAATAAAAAAAATACCACTTCATATATTTTATATGAGGGGCCCCCATCTTTAAATGGAAATCCAGGAATTCATCATATTCTAACTAGAACCATAAAAGATATTTTTTGTAGATATCACGCACTTAAAGGTAAAAAAATCTTTGTAAAAGCTGGTTGGGATGCGCATGGACTTCCAGTAGAATTGAATGTGGAAAAAAATATGGGAATTACTAAAAATGATATAGGAAAAAAAATCAGTGTAAAAAAATATAATAATTTTTGTAAAAATTTTGTTGATAAATCATTAAAGGAGTGGGAATCATTTACCGAAAAAATAGGATATTTTATCGATTTAAAGAATTCGTTTATCACATACAATGCAAAGTATATAGAAAGTGTTTGGTGGTTGATCAAAAAATTATACAAAAAAAATCTTATTTATAAAGGTTTAGAAATTCAACCTTATTCTCCTGCTGCAGGAACAGGATTAAGTTATCATGAATTGAATATGCCTGGAACCTACAAAGAAGTAAAACAATTATCTCCATTTTTGAGATTTAAAGCAATTAAAAATACTTTACCTGAAAAATTTCGAAAAATTTCAGGAGATATATATTTTATATCATGGACAACCGCTCCTTGGACTATCCCTTCAAATACAGCATTAGCTCTTGGGGGCGATATAGATTATGTATTAGTCCAAACTTATAATAGATGCTCTTTTTTAAAAGAGAACATTATTTTTTCCGAAAAATTAGTTCATAAAATATTATTATCCAATGAGTACTATTCTGTCTCAAGTGATATAGAGTTAGATGCTTATCATGATAATGAAATAGATATTAAAAAAAAACTGAAAATTCCTTATTTAATAATAGAAAAATTTAAAGGGAAAGAGTTGATATTTAGTAAGTATGAACAATTATTACCTTGGTTTAAACCTTATTCTAACGAAGAAAATGCGTTTCAAGTTATAACAGGAGATTTTGTGAATGTCAATGATGGAACAGGAATTGTCCATATTTCTCCCACATTTGGGATGGATGATTTTGTAATTGCTAAAAAATATAATATCCCCCCAATGTTGGTTTTAAATGATAAAAATATACCTGTTCCTTTAGTCGATTTTCAAGGAAAGTTTATAAAAAATTTTCCTTATGGATTATCAGGAAAATATGTTAAGAATGAATTTAATCCAGATCAAAAGAATTTCTTTTCAGTAGATCAAGAAATAATTTTTCTTTTAGAAAAAGAAAAAAAAATATTTAGAACAGAAAAACATATTCATTTTTATCCACATTGTTGGAGAACAGAAAAACCAATACTTTATTATCTATTAAATTCATGGTTTATAAAAACCACGGAAATAAAAGATAAAATGATTCGTTTGAATGAAAAAATTCAATGGTATCCTGATTTTATAGGAAAAAAACGTTTTTCTTCTTGGCTAAAAAATATAAAAGATTGGAATCTTTCACGTTCTAGATATTGGGGGACCCCTTTGCCTATTTGGAGAACAGAAAAAGGAGATGAGGAAATTGTGGTAGGATCAGTTAAAGAATTGTTTATAGAAATTCAAAAATCTATCAAATATGGTTTTATGTCACATAATGTATTTGAAGGGTTTACATTAGATGATATGAATGAAAATAATTATGAAAAAATAGATCTTCATAAACATGTTTTGGATAAAATCATATTGGTTTCTTCTAGAGGAAAGCCTATGAAAAGAGAATTTGATTTAATTGATGTATGGTTTGATTCTGGAGCAATGCCATATGCTCAGTTCCATTACCCATTTGAAAATAAAAAATATATAGATGAAAATTTGTTCTTTCCTGCTGATTTTATTTCGGAAGGAATAGATCAAACAAGAGGATGGTTTTTCACTTTACATACTATTAGTTGTTTATTATTTGATTCTGTAGCATATAAAAATGTTGTGTCAACAGGATTGGTTTTAGATCAATATGGCCGTAAAATGTCAAAAAGTAAAGGGAATACTATAAATCCTTTTGATTTAATAAACAATTATGGTCCTGATGCCATACGTTGGTATATTGTGTTTAATTCTGAACCTTGGGATAATTTAAAATTTAATGTAAATGATATTCATACTGTCATAAACAAATTTTTCGGTACATTATATAATATTTATTCTTTTTTTGCTTTATATGCTAATATTGATGGTTTTTTTTATAAAGAAAAAGAATGTACAAGTTCTTATACAACATTAGATTTTTGGATACTTTCTGAATTAAATAGTCTTATTCAAAAAACAGATGACTATTATGCTGACTATAATCCAACTAAAGCTGCACGTTTAATTCATTCCTTTGTTTTAAATCAATTAAGTAATTGGTATGTCAGATTATGTAGGAGGAGATTTTGGAAAGAAAAGTATACAAAAAATAAAATATCTGCATATCAAATTCTTTATAAATGTTTAATTGTTGTAGCTAAATTAATTTCTCCTATTGCTCCATTTTTTTCAGAAAAATTGTATGTGGATTTAAATTCTATTACAAAAAAGGATAAATCCAAAAGTATTCATTTTACAAGTTTTCCTATTTATAATTCTAATTTTATTAATAAAGAATTAGAACGTAGAATGTTTTGTGTTCAAAAAATAATTTCTATGGTTTTTTCTGTAAGAAAAAAGAATAAAATTAAAATTCGTCAACCTTTGCAAAAATTACTTATTATTGTTCCTGATAATAAAATGCGTCTTCAATTAGAACAATCATCTGAAATTGAAATTATATTTCAAGAAGCTAATGTTAAAAAAATAGAATTTCCTTCTTCTTATAAAAATCTTGAATTGATAAAATATATCAAACCTAATTATCAATCTATAGGACCTAAATTTGGAAATAAAACCCCAGAAATATCTAAAATTATAAAAGAATTTAGTCAAGAAAAAATTAGAGAAATAGAAAAAAATAAAAAATGTGTTTTTTTTCTGAAAAAAAATAAAATCACACTTTCTATAGAAGATGTTAAAATAATTACTGAATATATTAAAGATTGGTCTATTTTATTTGATCCTAAATTTACGATTGCATTAGATTTACGAATTACAGATTCTCTTTGGGAAGAAGGAATTGTGAGAGAATTAATCAGACATATACAAAAATTAAGAAAAGATCAAAAATATGATGTAACTGAAAAAATAATTGTATATCTAAGTGTAAAAGGAAATCAAGAATTTAAAAAAAATAAAATACAAATTATTTTACAAAAAAATAAGAGTTTTCTTTGTAAAGAAACTCTTGCTATGGATATTTTTTTACAAAAAAATGTGACAAAGTATGAAGGGGCGGAAGAAAAAATCTATTTTGGAGAAAAATTTATATTACATGTGCAGATTCGAAAAGTATAA